AATCGGTGACTTGGCTGGATACCTGTTTAGCCTGATCCGCCGCTTGCTGCATACTCTCAAGAAGCTGTCTCGAGTCGGCATCATGCTCCTGGAGTTCTTTAAGTGTTGCTTCGATTTCACGAAGGCGGTCCTGGGCGGCATGTTCGTTGGTGATCGCTTCCTGTTCGCGTTCGTGTGCAGTCTCGACCAGTGTAACAAGTGCTTGGGCAAGTGTATCAAGCTCACCACGAAACGGCCCTTCAAGAGGAATCGTTTTTTTGTTTGATGTGGCGGATTTGGTATAATTTACAAGACGATCAATAGCTGTGACAATATGGGCCTGCACCCCAAAAAATTGAACAACGCCGAGGACGATAAACCCGGCAGCCATGATACAAACTCCATACAATGCATTCCAGCCAGGGAAAGAGAGAACATTGTACATCAGGAGATAACTCACTCCAAGGATGAATAGTATCGTCAAAAGTCCTCGGACAAGCATTGTTTTGACAAGAGATGAATTGTTCACGGAATACCTCGGACTACGGTGTTAAAGAAAACGGACTTGTAACGTTATAGCATGACTATGTTGGTGCCAATGTATTGAATGATTGGCAAGGATATCCGGTGTAATGCATTGTTAAGTTAGGAGTGCCATGGACGTGTGCCTTTTTCAGGATCTAGTGTCCATTAATTACAATTCGTAGGACACTATATGTCAGAAATCGAACATTATCCATTGGCAAACGCTGCAACAAGTCGATCTAACGCCTGGTTGAGCATGCTTTTCGGACAGGCGAAATTAAACCGCATGTATGTTTCTCCACCTGTGCCGAAGGTTGCCCCCACATTGAGGGCTAAACCCGCCTGATTCGTTATGCGCCTCTGGACGTCCTCCATAGGAAGGCCTGTTCCGGAAAAGTCAAGCCAGGAAAGATACGTTCCGTCAAGCGGCATTGATGTGACTCCAGGGAGATGTTCGGCGACGGTTGAATCTACCAGATCGCGATTACTTTTAAGGTACGGAAGGAGTGCGTCAAGCCAAGGGGCACCATGGGTGTAGGCAGCGACAGCGGCCAAGGGACCGAACATATTGGGCGTATACAATCCGCACCGCGCCAGTTGACGGAATATTTCACGATGCAGAATCGGATTCGATGCTATGATATTGCCTGTCATCGTACCGGCCAGATTGAATGTTTTGGTGGCTGACGTACAGGTGACGGTCCTTTCGGCGACGGCCGGTCCAAGCGTGGCTATGGGAGTATGGACATGTTCCGGAAAAACAATGTCATGATGGATTTCGTCCGACAAAATAAGCAGATTGAAATCAAGGCAGATTTCTGCAAGCGACTTGAGTTCCGATTCCGTCCAAACCCGGCCTCCGGGATTATGCGGACTGCAAAGGACAAGAAGACGTGCAGCGGGGTTGGCTTGAAGAC
This genomic window from Desulfovibrio inopinatus DSM 10711 contains:
- a CDS encoding MalY/PatB family protein; the encoded protein is MKYDFDTVIDRRGTHCEKWDGMEERFGVSPDTGLAMWVADMEFRPPPEVIQALAKAIDHGIFGYYGNDIDYPLAVAGWMNRRHKWRIDPEWILTSPGIVSGASLIIQALCKPGDAVVLMPPLYPPFYGAVTRNGCRVLECPLVIENGRYQMNLDYLIQCLQANPAARLLVLCSPHNPGGRVWTESELKSLAEICLDFNLLILSDEIHHDIVFPEHVHTPIATLGPAVAERTVTCTSATKTFNLAGTMTGNIIASNPILHREIFRQLARCGLYTPNMFGPLAAVAAYTHGAPWLDALLPYLKSNRDLVDSTVAEHLPGVTSMPLDGTYLSWLDFSGTGLPMEDVQRRITNQAGLALNVGATFGTGGETYMRFNFACPKSMLNQALDRLVAAFANG